A segment of the Granulicella aggregans genome:
TCGCCCGCCACCTGTTCGCCCAGCTTGTCCGCGAAGAAGCTCGCATGACGATAGATCGCGTCCCCGTTCGCCGCCTCGAAGATGTTCCCCATGATCGACCGCGCAATCTCCGGCGAAAACACCACCGGCGCAGCCTGCGTCTTCACCTGCCGCGCGCCCAACCGCTTCAGCGTCCGCCGGGCTGCCTCATGCCCAATCTCCTCGGGCGATTCGAGCAGCCGCGTCGTCCGCGAGTTCGAGTACCAATAGTTCCGCTGCATCCCGCCCGTCTCGCCCTGCGCAATGGGCGAAGCCGAGAACCCGCAATAAGACTTGCGGTACTCCCCGACAAACCCACGCGAGTTCACCATGATCTTGTGCGATGTAGATGTATCAAAGTCGCCGCCACCGGAGTTGGTAATCCGCGTGTCATACGCCATCGCCGCAGCCTCTGAGCGCCGGGCAATCTCGATCCGCTCAGCCGGCGGCATCTCATTCACATCTTCAAAGTAGAGGTGCTGGTCCTTCTCAACCTGCCCAAACGCCTCAGCCTCGGGCAGCCCCGCAAACGGATCTTCACTGGTCACCTTCGCCAGCGCCACAGCCCCACTCACCAGACGTTCAATCGATTCCGAAGAAAAATCTGAGGATGAGGTGCTCGCCGTCCGCTGCCCAAAGAACACCCGCAGCCCCACCGCCCGCGAACCGGACTCCTTCAACTGCTCCACCTGCCCCAGCCGCACCAGCGCCCCAAACTCCTCGCCCTCATACACCACGGCCTCGGCATCGCTCGCGCCCGCCTTCTTCGCCTTCGCGACAACATCGAACGCAAGCTGTTTCAGATCGGAAGACGACGGTGCGGACACAAGCGTAGACATGAATACTCCTTGAAAAGATCACCTCCTCAATCGTATTCGAGATCGCAGGAACCCGCCGCAGCAGCGACGCCACAAGTGCCACCCGCCCGACCTTTGTCATCCTTCGCGCATCGCAGAGTCTGTGGTGAATAGAGATGCAGGATAGTGCAAACACTCCCTAGATACATCAAGAACCCTAAAAATCGGGCAAGTCCGCTAACGGCTAATGAACCGGTAAGCCTGGACATCCAGCAGGCCCGTCCGCGTTCCATAGAATGGAATCGTGTACGAGTACGAGAAAACGATCACCCCAATCCCGACCAAGTCGCCAACATAGTTGCCTGTTGACGATCCATCCCCGTAAAGGACGAGGATGGTCGGCGGTTGCGTGGTCCCCGGCAGATAGAGATTCGCTTTCACGACGTTCTGTATCTGTACCTGGCTTGCTGGAGACAGGCTCGTGGAACTGTTCAGGCTCGCATACCGCGCGCCCACGTTCGCGGCATAGGTCGCGCTGCAAATGCTGACCAGCAGCATAGACAACTCGAAGATGCCAATAAGCAGCATGAAAAATACTGGCAACACCAGTGCGGTCTCGATCACCATCGAGCCCTGGTTTTCATGAGCCACTCGCGCGAAGCGATCCTTGAACGATCTCTTCGGTGCGCCCAACTCGGGCCCGAGGCCGACGGTCTTCCATAAGAGCCATTTTTTTCTCATCATGTGCTCTCTCCTTTCACTTCGTCCAGGGCA
Coding sequences within it:
- a CDS encoding TldD/PmbA family protein; protein product: MSTLVSAPSSSDLKQLAFDVVAKAKKAGASDAEAVVYEGEEFGALVRLGQVEQLKESGSRAVGLRVFFGQRTASTSSSDFSSESIERLVSGAVALAKVTSEDPFAGLPEAEAFGQVEKDQHLYFEDVNEMPPAERIEIARRSEAAAMAYDTRITNSGGGDFDTSTSHKIMVNSRGFVGEYRKSYCGFSASPIAQGETGGMQRNYWYSNSRTTRLLESPEEIGHEAARRTLKRLGARQVKTQAAPVVFSPEIARSIMGNIFEAANGDAIYRHASFFADKLGEQVAGENITVVDDGTMVFYPNNGDGVGGFGTSPFDGEGLPTRRKVIVERGILKNYVMNTYTARKLGMVSTGNASRGLAGNPGIGAGNFYLEAGTLTPEEIIGDVKQGLYVTETMGFGVNLVTGDYSQGASGMWIENGEIAFPVEEITIAGNLKDMYKNVVAIGNDLVFRGASAAPTIRVEGMMIAGS
- a CDS encoding TadE/TadG family type IV pilus assembly protein, with the protein product MMRKKWLLWKTVGLGPELGAPKRSFKDRFARVAHENQGSMVIETALVLPVFFMLLIGIFELSMLLVSICSATYAANVGARYASLNSSTSLSPASQVQIQNVVKANLYLPGTTQPPTILVLYGDGSSTGNYVGDLVGIGVIVFSYSYTIPFYGTRTGLLDVQAYRFISR